From Aspergillus fumigatus Af293 chromosome 5, whole genome shotgun sequence, a single genomic window includes:
- a CDS encoding proteasome maturation protein — translation MSLRIAPPANYATQASNTTTRNPTARPSKGAPSAPGLPDTLRDKITLPAPVGPPSSNQTAVPSSTHPLEARLLAWRQTQDAMKMETLRRAYGIAEPVRRGMELKIVRDGTFRPAVLGGNKGGNVHEDILVLGGRDTEIDWEDIFQGDEFREPPSFHDEMEKRLRVEF, via the exons ATG TCTCTCCGCATAGCACCCCCAGCAAACTATGCTACCCAGGCCTCCAACACAACCACCAGAAACCCCACCGCTCGTCCATCAAAAGGCGCCCCATCCGCTCCTGGTCTCCCCGACACCCTCCGCGACAAAATCACCCTCCCAGCACCGGTGGGACCCCCCTCTAGCAACCAAACCGCCGTCCCCTCATCGACACACCCCCTTGAAGCCCGCCTGCTCGCCTGGCGTCAGACTCAGGATgccatgaagatggagacgCTCCGCCGCGCATACGGGATCGCGGAGCCTGTGCGGCGCGGCATGGAGCTCAAGATCGTGCGGGACGGTACTTTCCGGCCTGCTGTGTTGGGCGGAAACAAAGGTGGTAATGTGCACGAGGACATTCTGGTTCTTGGGGGACGGGATACGGAGATTGACTGGGAGGATATTTTCCAAG GAGACGAGTTCCGGGAACCACCTTCCTTCCATgacgagatggagaaaagacTCCGGGTGGAGTTCTGA
- a CDS encoding mitochondrial 37S ribosomal protein uS12m — protein sequence MPPFISSLALRTLRTLVQRPSLIAIPAVSRPILSRFQPVLRTPTAITAARAAGAGPITRHFSTSPFRQATYNQVRRGCRVSQRARRSRSPALVGRAQMKGVCLKTGITKPKKPNSGERKTARVRLSSGKVVTAYIPGEGHNVQQHSVVLVRGGRAQDCPGVKYHLVRGAMDLGGVASRLTSRSKYGTKKPKKD from the exons ATGCCGCCAttcatctcctccctcgctCTCCGCACCCTCCGTACCTTAGTCCAGCGTCCTTCTCTCATAGCCATTCCGGCAGTCTCGAGGCCAATTCTCTCCCGGTTTCAACCTGTCCTCCGCACGCCCACCGCCATCACCGCAGCAAGAGCCGCAGGCGCGGGCCCTATCACCCGGCATTTCTCCACTTCCCCTTTCCGCCAGGCAACTTACAATCAAGTCCGTCGTGGATGCCGTGTATCGCAGCGAGCACGCCGCTCGCGATCACCTGCGCTTGTTGGTAGAGCCCAGATGAAGGGTGTCTGCCTGAAGACGGGTATTACGAAGCCCAAGAAGCCCAACTCCGGTGAGAGGAAGACTGCAAGAGTACGGTTGAGCAGTGGGAAGGTAGTGACGGCGTATATTCCTGGTGAAG GTCACAATGTTCAGCAGCACAGTGTGGTTCTCGTCCGTGGAGGTCGAGCCCAGGATTGTCCCGGTGTTAAGTACCATTTGGTGCGGGGAGCGATGGATCTG GGTGGCGTTGCGAGTCGGTTGACGAGCAGATCGAAATATGGAACTaagaagcccaagaaggaTTAG
- the mnt1 gene encoding glycosyltransferase family 15 protein codes for MSSGPKYMRYLLFAAVGLAVFFLISRSSIPIPENIGSKLSPANYKDTISQSDKAHNDAPPKPPVKETPGSANTAPVGRVNATFVTLARNSDVWDIAKSIRQVEDRFNRNYHYDWVFLNDKPFDDTFKKVTTSLVSGKTFYGEIPKEHWSYPDWIDQEKAKKVREEMGQKKIIYGDSESYRHMCRYESGFFFRHPLMLNYEYYWRVEPSIELYCDISFDPFKLMKEQNKKYSFVLSLYEYYDTIPSLWDSVKKFMGNHPEHIAEGNAMGFLSDDGGKTYNKCHFWSNFEIGSLEWLRSKQYLDYFDALDHDGGFFYERWGDAPVHSIAAGIMLKKEEIHFFNEIAYYHIPFTHCPTSEQMRLDLKCHCNPSENFDWKGYSCTSRWFQINDMEKPEGAEEQS; via the exons ATGTCTTCGGGACCGAAATATATGCGCTACTTGCTCTTTGCTGCGGTG GGGTTGGCAGTATTTTTCTTAATCTCTCGCAGTTCGATTCCCATCCCCGAAAATATCGGATCGAAGTTGAGTCCCGCGAATTACAAAGATACCATCTCACAATCTGATAAAGCGCACAATGACGCGCCACCAAAACCGCCGGTGAAGGAGACACCGGGAAGCGCGAATACTGCGCCAGTTGGCCGAGTGAATGCGACATTCGTCACGCTGGCTCGCAATTCCGATGTCTGGGATATTGCGAAATCGATCCGGCAGGTCGAGGATCGCTTCAACCGTAATTACCATTATGATTGGGTCTTTCTCAACGACAAGCCATTTGACGACACTTTTAAGAAGGTCACCACATCCCTGGTGTCTGGAAAAACATTCTATGGTGAAATTCCAAAGGAACACTGGTCGTACCCCGATTGGATTGATCAAGAAAAAGCCAAGAAAGTCCGAGAGGAAATGggacagaagaagatcatctATGGTGACTCCGAGAGCTACCGCCACATGTGCCGCTACGAGTCCggtttcttcttccgccatcCACTGATGCTGAACTACGAGTACTACTGGCGCGTGGAACCCAGCATTGAGCTTTATTGCGACATCAGCTTCGACCCATTCAAGCTTATGAAGGAACAGAACAAGAAGTACAGTTTCGTCCTTAGTTTGTATGAATATTACGACACCATCCCCAGTCTATGGGATAGCGTCAAGAAGTTCATGGGCAATCACCCAGAGCATATTGCAGAAGGAAATGCGATGGGTTTCTtgagtgatgatggaggaaaGACATACAACAAATGTCACTTT TGGTCCAACTTTGAGATTGGAAGCTTAGAGTGGTTGAGATCGAAGCAGTATCTTGACTATTTCGATGCTCTTGACCACGACGGCGGCTTCTTCTATGAGCGATGGGGAGACGCCCCAGTTCATTCCATTGCGGCCGGCATCATgctcaagaaggaagagattCATTTTTTCAACGAGATTGCTTACTACCACATTCCATTCACACATTGCCCGACCAGTGAGCAGATGAGGCTGGACCTGAAATGCCACTGTAATCCTAGTGAGAATTTCGATTGGAAGGGATATTCCT GCACATCCCGGTGGTTCCAGATCAATGATATGGAGAAGCCAGAGGGGGCTGAAGAACAGAGTTGA
- a CDS encoding deadenylation-dependent mRNA-decapping factor PAT1 has protein sequence MSFFGFDTTLPRDRPPAGEKRGFFEAPDPFAEVARAGAGRLDDDDDAIDFEDTYDGLGDQLDDDQDAFNEDTFGDVGTGSVGKDFDFFGQTAKVADAIGEEQVRFNLQHSGAPSGSSAKEIAAQPPATSVSSDKPKRTGYEKYQDPGYIPDLQAKSSVWGLQKKPEPAHEPVHEPASQTKKMLSLEEVEAQLRSRGIASVQPPVSMPMPMPDLSHLQRTQQLPNGPEAFSQLPPEFLQAQFPKDVPPAHLLHHPSMVPEPYSLPPSAPNVPLHLLHNANVLPQHMAPPQRQAIPPRVQQPPPQHPPPQAIKGANTGLPLITNPQQLMQLTEEQRMAYLMEDAKRAKRNHKIFLLSKGNGLMTPQDKNFITRIQLQQLVAAAGNVADTDLEAVLAEDFYYQVYSQIRGAPRQHPHQPLGHFAQTYLLQTGNRLGGHGRRNLQSADNHMQRMQQQVQRAVEAAKAKPKNKQLIIEGSLGKISFSNAKAPKPILNIKRPETSDGAKAAKKQPTDLSPSDRKSILMNIENVYSTLMEMEDMERTMPPLPDENDAEAIQKHLEWRQKIRSLNQKLWQELKVMEPIVPNTDTPHPFIAFLSYPKGKKAIPRIFRHIDQEQRVTILTMIVVHLDTLDVVRSAQPIPGENQPSLAVREAIDLFSQAVMPSLLGYVNEAPFNIIIGLLGLVIAQTHVQLVARTRIGLGILTMLLSRAEIVKEAGQAAERDWQQWVEKFNVLFDTLEPIFGDIFPASINAGDDMYVWQFLAAVGIGASPEQQQRLVIAVKDRVMETVTYSKTLPADMASQRLGNVNLFMRAIGLDVELLG, from the exons ATGTCGTTCTTCGGCTTTGATACTACCCTACCGAGGGACCGACCTCCTGCAGGGGAAAAAAGGGGGTTTTTCGAAGCTCCTGATCCCTTTGCCGAAGTTGCCCGTGCTGGGGCAGGACGCTtagacgacgatgatgatgc CATCGATTTTGAGGACACTTACGATGGTCTAGGGGATCAGCTGGACGACGATCAAGATGCCTTTAACGAGGACACGTTCGGCGACGTTGGCACAGGCTCAGTCGGCAAGGACTTCGACTTTTTCGGGCAGACAGCAAAGGTTGCGGATGCTATCGGGGAGGAGCAAGTTCGTTTCAATTTACAACACTCGGGTGCTCCTAGTGGGAGCTCGGCGAAAGAGATCGCTGCTCAGCCTCCAGCAACCAGCGTCTCATCAGACAAACCCAAACGTACTGGATATGAGAAATACCAGGACCCGGGGTATATCCCTGACCTGCAAGCCAAATCCAGCGTCTGGGGCTTGCAAAAGAAGCCAGAGCCTGCTCATGAGCCTGTTCACGAGCCTGCATCGCAAACCAAGAAAATGTTAAGCTTGGAGGAGGTCGAAGCTCAGTTACGTAGTCGCGGTATTGCGTCGGTCCAGCCCCCGGTCTCAATGCCGATGCCGATGCCCGATCTTTCGCATCTTCAACGGACCCAACAGCTGCCAAACGGTCCCGAAGCCTTTTCACAGCTGCCGCCCGAGTTTCTCCAGGCCCAGTTCCCCAAAGATGTACCGCCAGCACATCTTCTGCACCATCCCTCCATGGTGCCAGAGCCATATTCTCTACCACCCAGTGCGCCAAATGTGCCATTGCATCTCCTGCATAATGCCAATGTCCTTCCCCAACATATGGCACCTCCGCAGCGTCAGGCGATCCCCCCACGAGTGCAGCAGCCTCCACCACAGCATCCGCCACCGCAGGCTATAAAGGGAGCAAATACCGGCCTGCCTTTGATCACCAACCCTCAGCAGCTGATGCAGTTGACAGAGGAACAACGCATGGCATATTTAATGGAGGATGCGAAGCGGGCAAAGCGCAATCACAAGATATTCCTCTTGTCAAAGGGTAATGGGCTGATGACTCCCCAAGACAAGAACTTCATCACGCGGATTCAATTGCAACAGCTGGTGGCGGCCGCAGGTAATGTTGCGGATACGGACTTGGAGGCTGTCTTAGCGGAGGACTTTTACTACCAGGTTTACAGCCAGATTCGTGGTGCGCCTCGGCAGCATCCGCATCAGCCTCTTGGCCACTTTGCGCAGACCTACCTGCTTCAGACTGGTAACCGCCTTGGTGGCCATGGTCGAAGGAATCTCCAGAGTGCCGACAACCATATGCAAAggatgcagcagcaggttcAGCGTGCAGTTGAAGCGGCGAAAGCGAAACCGAAGAACAAGCAGTTGATCATCGAGGGCAGTCTGGGCAAGATCTCTTTCAGCAATGCCAAAGCGCCGAAGCCAATACTCAACATCAAGCGCCCCGAGACCTCAGACGGAGCCAAGGCCGCCAAGAAGCAACCAACGGACCTGAGCCCCAGCGATCGGAAGTCTATACTGATGAATATTGAAAATGTGTACAGTAccttgatggagatggaagatATGGAGCGTACCATGCCTCCTCTGCCTGACGAGAATGACGCTGAAGCCATCCAGAAGCACTTGGAATGGCGCCAGAAGATCCGTTCCTTGAACCAAAAGTTGTGGCAAGAACTGAAGGTTATGGAGCCTATTGTTCCTAACACTGACACTCCACATCCATTTATTGCTTTCCTGTCTTAtcccaagggcaagaaggctATTCCACGCATTTTCCGTCACATTGACCAAGAACAGCGAGTCACAATCCTTACAATGATCGTTGTCCACTTGGACACCTTGGATGTGGTTCGAAGCGCACAGCCTATTCCAGGCGAGAACCAGCCTTCGCTCGCGGTTAGAGAAGCCATTGACCTGTTCTCTCAGGCCGTTATGCCCAGCCTCCTGGGATATGTGAACGAGGCGCCGTTCAACATCATTATTGGTCTTCTGGGTCTTGTGATTGCGCAGACTCACGTGCAGCTAGTGGCCAGGACTCGCATTGGTTTGGGAATATTGACTATGTTGCTCAGCCGTGCAGAAATTGTAAAGGAGGCTGGGCAGGCCGCGGAACGTGACTGGCAACAATGGGTTGAGAAATTCAACGTCCTGTTCGACACACTCGAGCCAATCTTTGGCGATATTTTCCCCGCCTCGATTAACGCTGGCGACGATATGTATGTATGGCAGTTTTTGGCAGCGGTTGGCATCGGAGCGAGCcctgagcagcagcaacgCTTGGTCATCGCAGTGAA GGATCGTGTGATGGAAACAGTGACATACAGCAAGACGCTCCCCGCCGATATGGCCAGCCAACGATTAGGAAACGTCAACCTATTTATGCGTGCCATTGGACTTGATGTCGAACTTCTCGGCTAA
- the uge5 gene encoding NAD-dependent epimerase/dehydratase family protein, translated as MSAGSVLVTGGTGYIGSFTTLALLEAGYKVVVTDNLYNSSVEALNRIELICGKKAEFVQLDVTDEAGFDKVFEAHPDIDSVIHFAALKAVGESGERPLDYYMVNVYGTLCLLRSMVRHNVTNIVFSSSATVYGDATRFPNMIPIPEECPLGPTNPYGNTKFAVETAITDVINAQRNNATKAGKADEAEKWNAALLRYFNPAGAHPSGIMGEDPQGVPYNLLPLLAQVATGKREKLLVFGDDYASHDGTAIRDYIHILDLADGHLKALNYLRANNPGVRAWNLGTGKGSTVYEMIRAFSAAVGRDLPYEVAPRRAGDVLNLTSNPTRANKELGWKAQRTLEQACEDLWRWTKNNPQGYRQQPPAELLEQLKK; from the exons ATGTCTGCTGGTTCAGTTCTTGTTACGGG TGGCACTGGCTACATTGGCTCCTTCACCACACTCGCTTTGCTCGAGGCCGGCTACAAGGTCGTCGTTACTGACAACCTGTACAACTCGTCCGTAGAAGCTCTGAATCGGATTGAGTTGATCTGcggcaagaaggccgagTTCGTTCAGCTAGATGTCACTGATGAGGCTGGCTTCGACAAGGTCTTCGAGGCCCACCCCGACATTGACAGTGTCATTCACTTTGCTGCTTTGAAG GCCGTTGGCGAGTCCGGTGAAAGACCATTGGACTACTACATGGTCAACGTCTACGGCACTCTCTGCCTCCTTCGCTCCATGGTCCGCCACAATGTCACCAAcattgtcttctccagctctgcCACCGTCTACGGTGATGCTACCCGCTTCCCCAACATGATCCCCATCCCCGAGGAGTGCCCTCTGGGCCCCACCAACCCCTACGGAAACACCAAGTTCGCCGTTGAGACCGCCATCACCGACGTCATCAACGCTCAGCGCAACAATGCCACCAAAGCTGGAAAGGCGGATGAGGCCGAGAAGTGGAACGCGGCCCTCCTTCGCTACTTCAACCCCGCTGGTGCTCACCCCAGTGGCATCATGGGTGAGGACCCTCAGGGTGTCCCTTACAaccttctccctcttcttgctcaagtcGCTACCGGCAAGCGTGAGAAGCTGCTCGTTTTTGGTGACG ACTATGCCTCTCACGATGGAACCGCTATCCGTGACTACATCCACATTCTCGATCTCGCCGACGGCCACCTCAAGGCCCTCAACTACCTGCGTGCCAACAACCCCGGCGTCCGCGCCTGGAACTTGGGTACCGGCAAGGGCAGCACCGTCTATGAGATGATTCGCGCCTTCTCCGCTGCCGTTGGCCGCGACCTTCCTTATGAGGTTGCCCCCCGTCGTGCTGGTGACGTTCTCAACCTCACCTCCAACCCTACTCGCGCCAACAAAGAGCTTGGCTGGAAGGCCCAGCGTACCCTCGAGCAGGCCTGCGAGGACCTCTGGCGCTGGACCAAGAACAACCCCCAGGGCTACCGTCAACAGCCCCCCGCTGAGCTGCTGGAACAGCTCAAGAAGTAA
- a CDS encoding putative oxidoreductase has translation MPIPIIVQGIREGIDSIPYAYTVLKIAPWVLLVAALKYYFGGARNGSERVMHSKIIMITGGTSGIGASVAYELALRGAQIILLTHHSPSDIFLIDYIEDLRKSTGNQLIFAEQVDLSSLHSIRTFATKWIDNYPPRRLDMVILCASAALPASSRGQLTTDGLNEEWQVNYLGNFHLLSILSPALKAQPAHRDVRVIFTTCSSYIGAKLDMKQLEAATSGSKPAGPTAAKKNGKPQKQASTEKEASLFGLSKLALMIFANSFQRHFNSYQRPDKYPNGTRVIVVDPGLSRTPGTRRWLTGGSLWGLLIYLITWPLWWLVLKSPQQGAQSILYAAMEARYGRGAGGWMVKECREVDYSRKDVKDEELAKKLWEFSEKQIEAKEKEGALRRAQTKAKEKVTDNDKNARQENTKGSSASGAGVAKEQTSGSRKSRKVNQ, from the exons ATGCCCATCCCCATTATTGTTCAGGGGATAAGAGAGGGTATAGACTCAATTCCATATGCCTACACAGTGCTCAAGATTGCGCCATGGGTGCTGCTCGTAGCTGCCCTCAAGTACTACTTTGGGGGAGCTCGGAATGGCTCAGAGCGGGTAATGCACTCGAAAATTATCATGATAACT GGAGGGACATCAGGCATTGGCGCCAGCGTTGCCTATGAGCTTGCATTACGCGGCGCccagatcatcctcctcacccACCACTCCCCTTCCGACATCTTCCTGATCGATTACATCGAAGACCTGCGCAAGTCAACAGGCAACCAACTCATCTTCGCCGAACAAGTCGACCTCTCCTCCTTACATTCTATCCGGACCTTTGCGACCAAGTGGATCGACAACTATCCCCCCCGACGTCTCGACATGGTCATCTTGTGTGCTAGCGCCGCTCTGCCTGCTTCCAGCCGGGGGCAACTGACAACAGATGGTCTGAATGAGGAGTGGCAGGTCAATTACCTGGGTAACTTCCACCTGCTGAGCATTCTGAGCCCGGCTCTCAAAGCGCAGCCTGCTCACCGAGACGTGCGGGTCATTTTCACCACATGCTCGAGCTACATTGGCGCGAAACTGGACATGAAGCAATTAGAGGCAGCAACCAGCGGTTCTAAGCCGGCCGGGCCAAcagcggcgaagaagaacggAAAGCCGCAGAAGCAGGCATCCACGGAGAAGGAAGCCAGCCTATTCGGCCTGAGCAAACTCGCTCTGATGATCTTCGCAAACTCCTTCCAGAGACACTTCAACTCATATCAACGTCCCGACAAATATCCAAACGGTACCCGCGTTATCGTCGTTGACCCGGGCCTCAGTCGAACTCCGGGAACCCGTCGCTGGCTGACGGGTGGCTCGCTTTGGGGTCTGCTTATCTACCTTATCACCTGGCCACTATGGTGGCTTGTCCTCAAGTCTCCTCAGCAAGGTGCGCAGAGCATTTTGTATGCGGCCATGGAGGCGCGCTATGGCCGTGGTGCCGGCGGGTGGATGGTGAAGGAATGTCGGGAGGTTGATTACTCCCGGAAGGATgtcaaggatgaggagctcGCGAAGAAACTCTGGGAGTTTAGCGAGAAGCAAATTGaagcgaaggagaaggagggtgcactcaggcgtgctcagaCTAAGGCTAAGGAGAAGGTCACAGACAACGACAAGAACGCAAGGCAGGAAAATACAAAGggctcatcagcatcggGAGCTGGTGTCGCGAAGGAGCAGACCTCTGGATCCAGAAAGAGCCGGAAAGTAAATCAATAG
- a CDS encoding putative G-patch domain protein, giving the protein MSHNNDEDYFLPLEDQRVFGAGIRRKRVQFVRSSEHELNTTTTTTTTRTTTPSTTSGLSPADKYLSIVLPKEKLHTQTTEPATTRNETVSAPPSPEAVPAPVQRCEVCNLPLDGSKAGTDEEGSARPHEASLAHQLCLSHSHPPSHLDRSRHGLRYLSAYGWDPDSRLGLGAPGREGIREPLKGRLKVDTVGLGAEVEPSAKGKKRVAAAAAVPSKVQRLNAKQVRKGHFDAKRRGEMLREIFYQKDDVQRYLSGDA; this is encoded by the coding sequence ATGTCCCACAACAACGATGAGGATTACTTTCTTCCCCTGGAAGACCAGCGCGTTTTCGGCGCCGGAATCCGTCGCAAGCGCGTACAGTTCGTCCGCTCCTCAGAACATGAACTTAACACtacaaccacaaccaccacaaccagAACCACAACCCCATCCACAACCTCCGGCTTAAGTCCCGCCGACAAATACCTTTCAATCGTCCTACCGAAAGAAAAATTACACACCCAAACAACAGAACCCGCCACCACGCGCAACGAAACAGTTTCCGCGCCGCCTTCGCCCGAAGCCGTACCCGCTCCGGTCCAACGGTGCGAGGTATGCAATCTCCCGCTTGACGGGTCGAAGGCAGGTACAGATGAGGAAGGGTCTGCTCGGCCACACGAAGCATCGCTCGCCCATCAGCTGTGTCTATCTCACTCGCATCCACCGTCTCATCTTGACCGTTCCCGTCACGGACTCCGATATTTGTCCGCTTATGGCTGGGATCCGGACAGTAGACTGGGTCTCGGGGCTCCTGGGCGTGAGGGAATCAGGGAACCCCTCAAGGGGAGATTGAAGGTTGATACTGTCGGGCTAGGGGCTGAGGTTGAGCCGAGTgcgaaggggaagaagagggtagctgctgctgctgctgttccgTCCAAGGTGCAGAGGTTGAATGCGAAGCAAGTACGAAAGGGTCATTTTGATGCGAAGAGGAGAGGGGAGATGTTGCGGGAGATCTTCTATCAGaaagatgatgtgcaacGATACCTGAGTGGAGATGCATAG
- a CDS encoding Sec1 family protein encodes MYDGADGCYLQWKVLVVDETSRKLIYNATNDDDILNLNVTNVEQIEHRRPPNPDMDALYILSPQTHIVDCLMADFERKRYRRAWLVWTSALDPQQRARLDRSQMAREQIADFRVMNIDFFPRESRLVTFRDPWSFPILFHPGCNHLIRGHLQDLAQKVTRHLKFFVLCSHLARFIQNELDQFAQSQRDFPPPSPRPRGVLLLADRSMDMVAPLIHEFTYQSMVHDLLPIKDGDKVTYTTVINTGSGGGQKKDMEINEEDNVWVEYRHQHMKDVLEKLGRDFAKFREAHPQFAEDNDKVNVNTIKDMLAGLTEFQKGRDAYTLHLNMAEECMKFFQDHKLLEVSSVEQCLATGLDENYKKAKNLAAQLVQLLDDDAVVRTDRLRLLLLYIMYRGGILAGDIRKLIAHAQLTPQDGEVISNLDLLGIRVEKPLKDEKQPVQPLFPRKAPAVTEIDEASLSRYELNVKLLLEEQVRGTLDPALFPFTRPHTTADGMAQQDALAQASLRSAKPTWARTRGSAEQPRQRIILFMAGGATYGESRACYEASQTFGKDVYLATSHMLTPSLFLRQVSDLSADRRRLDIPAERPKPTAPAHLFEKDPPPPAPVQQQPAAKKAPPPNLNPPVPTAAMHAMSLGPNAQKTPSGTPPASSKPQKEKKEKEKKRLHFFR; translated from the exons ATGTATGACGGAGCTGACGGTTGCTACTTACAGTGGAAAGTCTTGGTTGTGGACGAGACTAGCAGGAAGTTGATATACAACGCGACCAATGATGACGATATTCTTAACCTCAATGTCACCA ATGTCGAGCAGATCGAGCATAGGCGACCGCCCAATCCCGATATGGATGCGCTGTATATCCTGTCACCTCAAACACATATCGTCGACTGCCTAATGGCCGATTTTGAACGGAAAAGATACAGGCGAGCATGGTTGGTCTGGACATCAG CCCTCGATCCACAGCAGCGCGCCAGGCTGGACAGGTCTCAGATGGCGCGCGAGCAGATTGCCGATTTCCGGGTCATGAACATAGACTTCTTTCCAAGAGAATCGCGTCTGGTTACCTTCCGAGATCCCTGGAGCTTTCCCATTTTGTTCCACCCTGGCTGCAATCACCTGATTCGAGGACACTTGCAAGATCTGGCGCAGAAGGTGACTCGACATCTTAAATTCTT CGTCTTGTGTTCCCACCTCGCTCGATTCATTCAGAACGAATTGGACCAGTTCGCTCAATCTCAGAGAgactttcctcctccttcgccgaGACCTCGCGGTGTTCTTTTGCTGGCAGACCGCTCTATGGATATGGTTGCCCCTCTCATCCACGAATTTACCTACCAATCAATGGTGCATGATTTGCTACCCATCAAAGACGGGGATAAGGTCACCTACACCACTGTTATCAACACTGGCAGTGGCGGCGGACAGAAAAAGGACATGGAGATCAATGAAGAGGACAATGTTTGGGTTGAATATCGGCATCAGCACATGAAAGAtgtgctggagaagctgggtCGAGACTTTGCGAAATTTAGGGAAGCCCATCCTCAGTTCGCGGAAGA TAATGACAAAGTCAACGTGAACACGATCAAGGACATGCTTGCGGGCCTAACGGAGTTCCAGAAAGGTCGAGATGCATACACACTTCATCTCAATATGGCAGAAGAGTGCATGAAATTCTTTCAAGACCATAAGCTTTTGGAAGTCAGTTCAGTTGAGCAATGCCTTGCGACTGGTCTAGACGAAAACTATaagaaggcaaagaaccTGGCTGCACAGCTTGTTCAGCTcctcgatgacgatgcggtTGTGCGCACGGACAGACTGAGACTCTTGCTCCTCTACATCATGTATAGGGGAGGTATTTTGGCGGGTGATATCCGGAAGCTCATCGCACATGCCCAACTAACACCACAGGACGGAGAAGTTATTTCCAATCTTGATCTACTTGGAATCAGGGTGGAGAAGCCACTGAAGGACGAAAAGCAACCTGTTCAGCCGTTATTCCCCAGGAAAGCTCCGGCTGTCACCGAGATAGACGAAGCCAGCCTTTCTCGATATGAGCTGAATGTCAAGTTGCTGCTAGAAGAACAGGTCCGGGGCACATTGGATCCTGCACTGTTCCCCTTTACCCGGCCTCACACCACAGCAGATGGCATGGCACAGCAGGATGCTCTGGCGCAAGCGTCTCTACGAAGCGCCAAACCAACGTGGGCGAGGACCCGCGGTTCTGCCGAGCAGCCACGGCAACGGATTATTTTGTTTATGGCCGGCGGAGCTACATATGGGGAGTCGCGCGCCTGCTATGAAGCATCGCAGACGTTTGGGAAAGACGTATACTTGGCCACATCCCACATGCTAACGCCAAGCTTGTTCTTACGGCAAGTCAGCGATCTGAGTGCAGATCGAAGACGCCTAGACATTCCTGCAGAACGGCCCAAACCCACAGCGCCTGCTCATCTGTTTGAGAaagatcctcctccgcctgcaCCGGTGCAACAACAGCCTGCAGCCAAGAAAGCACCACCTCCCAACCTCAACCCTCCAGTGCCTACAGCCGCTATGCATGCCATGTCACTAGGACCCAACGCGCAGAAGACCCCCAGCGGAACGCCGCCAGCCAGCTCCAAGCctcaaaaggaaaagaaagagaaggaaaagaagcgaTTGCACTTCTTCCGGTAA